From the Leptolyngbya sp. O-77 genome, one window contains:
- the psb34 gene encoding photosystem II assembly protein Psb34 — translation MRYTTEDGGRLNNFAVEPKMYTAEPPSKKQQTIYLVAGIGALALIGGLVAIAVSVS, via the coding sequence ATGCGCTACACCACAGAAGACGGCGGTCGCCTGAACAACTTTGCAGTTGAGCCAAAAATGTATACCGCTGAGCCACCCAGCAAAAAGCAGCAGACGATTTATCTCGTTGCTGGCATTGGCGCACTGGCATTAATCGGCGGTCTCGTGGCGATCGCCGTCTCTGTGTCCTAG
- a CDS encoding serine hydrolase domain-containing protein has protein sequence MTNQDLKTRVRAAVERELQEAETPGAAIALLRSGEIVLKAGVGYADLQQQCPLPSDARFYIYSITKPLLATVAMNLVQAGRLDLDASLAPQFAQIPYAVESPVTLRQLLSHTGGIPGYGDGTAYVEALQSHPRQAWTTETFLQVAQDQGQLFLPGTGWAYSNIGFMLLRLILTQETGLSMSEYLAEWIFRPLELQHTFVPETLEQAQGLTPGYSQFFTGDELQNVVPLYHPGWVSHGVVVSTAAELGKIIDALFSGRLLAPERLRQMLEPLHGFDFEHPQIGKIGYGLGLCLGLDSPYGIVAGHNGAGPGYVTGAFHFSNVQGQPTTAIALVNRDRHDLDLGTRIVFAILRVLADAPD, from the coding sequence ATGACAAATCAAGACCTTAAAACGCGGGTCAGAGCAGCCGTAGAGAGGGAACTGCAAGAGGCAGAGACACCGGGGGCGGCGATCGCCCTCCTTCGCAGCGGCGAAATCGTCCTGAAAGCTGGCGTGGGATACGCCGACCTCCAGCAACAGTGCCCGCTGCCCAGCGATGCCCGCTTCTATATCTACAGTATTACCAAACCGCTGCTGGCGACGGTAGCGATGAATCTGGTGCAAGCGGGGCGGCTAGATCTGGATGCTTCCCTCGCGCCGCAGTTTGCTCAGATTCCCTATGCGGTCGAGTCGCCCGTGACGCTGCGGCAACTGCTGAGCCACACGGGCGGCATCCCCGGCTATGGCGATGGCACGGCCTATGTCGAGGCGCTGCAAAGCCACCCGCGCCAGGCCTGGACGACGGAAACATTTCTCCAGGTGGCGCAAGACCAAGGGCAGCTTTTCTTGCCTGGAACGGGCTGGGCCTATTCCAACATTGGCTTTATGCTGCTGCGGCTGATCTTGACCCAGGAAACGGGTCTGTCGATGTCGGAATACCTGGCGGAGTGGATCTTTCGCCCGCTGGAACTGCAACATACGTTTGTTCCCGAAACGCTGGAGCAGGCGCAAGGATTAACCCCTGGTTACAGCCAGTTCTTTACTGGAGACGAGTTGCAAAACGTCGTGCCGCTCTATCATCCGGGCTGGGTGTCGCATGGGGTTGTCGTCTCCACGGCTGCGGAACTGGGCAAAATCATAGACGCGCTGTTTTCGGGCAGGCTGCTCGCGCCAGAACGCCTGCGCCAAATGCTGGAGCCGCTGCATGGGTTTGATTTCGAGCATCCGCAGATTGGCAAGATCGGCTATGGACTGGGGCTGTGTCTGGGGCTGGATTCGCCCTATGGCATCGTCGCTGGACACAACGGAGCCGGGCCGGGCTACGTCACGGGTGCGTTTCATTTCTCAAACGTGCAGGGGCAGCCGACCACAGCGATCGCCCTCGTCAACCGCGATCGCCATGATCTCGACCTGGGCACGCGCATCGTTTTTGCTATCCTCCGGGTGCTGGCAGATGCCCCCGATTAG
- a CDS encoding sugar transferase, whose translation MSRYASPDSLQDSLSSVSIAPALHVQTPDRLPHPSVNHWFKRSLDIFGSLVGLLVLAIIFLPVAIAIRLDSPGPIFYSQQRCGLLGHCFTIYKFRTMVQGADRMQEQPDTPSDAAKGKPFNFKRGRDPRVTRVGWFLRKTSIDEFPQFLNVLKGEMSLVGTRPPTLDEVANYADHHWLRLNVKPGITGEWQVSGRSKIDDFEEIVKLDLRYQALWHPLYDLSLILKTIRAVLFGVGAM comes from the coding sequence ATGTCTCGCTATGCATCTCCAGATTCGCTCCAAGACTCACTTAGTTCCGTTTCAATAGCGCCCGCTCTGCACGTACAAACACCTGATCGCCTACCCCACCCCTCTGTAAATCACTGGTTCAAACGATCGCTTGATATTTTTGGCAGCCTAGTTGGGTTACTGGTCTTAGCAATTATCTTTTTGCCCGTGGCGATCGCCATCCGGCTCGATAGCCCCGGCCCCATCTTTTACAGTCAGCAGCGCTGTGGCCTATTAGGACACTGCTTTACGATTTACAAATTCCGCACGATGGTTCAGGGGGCTGATCGGATGCAGGAGCAGCCGGATACTCCCTCCGATGCGGCAAAGGGAAAACCTTTTAATTTCAAGCGCGGCCGCGATCCACGGGTGACTCGCGTCGGCTGGTTTCTCAGAAAAACGAGCATCGACGAGTTTCCTCAGTTTCTCAACGTCCTCAAAGGCGAGATGAGCTTGGTAGGCACTCGCCCGCCCACTCTGGATGAGGTCGCCAACTACGCCGACCATCACTGGCTGCGGCTAAATGTGAAGCCGGGGATTACAGGCGAGTGGCAGGTGAGCGGACGGTCAAAAATCGATGATTTTGAGGAAATTGTCAAGCTCGATCTTCGCTATCAGGCACTCTGGCACCCACTCTACGACCTGTCGCTGATTCTGAAAACCATCCGCGCCGTGCTGTTTGGCGTGGGCGCAATGTAG
- a CDS encoding histidine kinase has protein sequence MEALSTPPNRAEPSLQLLLFVDKRPSSVEKIRQIRTRLKELEADHPFDLQVVDVGEQPHLAEHFRLIATPAIIKIYPEPRQTLAGSNLIAQIDSWWSRWKQSAQENRISLGSTPPLPVGIESLPVPNSVTYSAELIRLSDEIFRLNQEKEELQEQLRFKDRLIAMLAHDLRNPLTAVSIALETLELGSSMREIYAESRLTPETMSQLIKHARTQAKTIDRLITDTLHAANSTGGKLNVQPRKFDLGKLCLGLVDDFKAKLQIKAQTITTDIPSDLPPVYADPDRVRQVLVNLLDNAVKYTPNGSHIEVSALHRTTQKVQVSICDDGPGIPAENRDRIFEDSYRLERDATQDGYGIGLAVCQRIVRAHYGQIWVDSELGAGSCFHFTLPVYRP, from the coding sequence ATGGAGGCCCTATCCACTCCACCCAACCGCGCCGAACCGTCTCTGCAACTGCTGTTGTTTGTAGACAAGCGCCCTAGCTCCGTCGAAAAGATTCGGCAGATCCGCACTCGCCTCAAAGAGCTAGAGGCAGACCATCCATTCGACCTGCAAGTGGTAGACGTGGGGGAGCAGCCGCATCTGGCCGAGCATTTTCGCCTGATTGCCACGCCAGCCATTATCAAAATTTACCCAGAGCCGCGCCAAACCTTGGCTGGCAGCAACCTGATCGCCCAGATCGATAGCTGGTGGTCTCGCTGGAAACAGTCTGCCCAGGAAAACCGGATTAGCCTCGGTTCCACGCCGCCCTTGCCAGTGGGGATAGAGTCGCTGCCAGTTCCCAATTCCGTCACCTATTCGGCTGAGCTAATTCGCCTGTCGGATGAGATTTTTCGACTGAATCAGGAAAAAGAAGAACTTCAGGAACAGCTTCGATTCAAAGATCGACTGATCGCGATGCTGGCCCACGACCTGCGAAACCCCCTCACAGCAGTTTCCATCGCGCTAGAAACGCTGGAACTGGGCAGCAGTATGCGAGAAATCTATGCTGAGTCGCGGCTGACCCCAGAAACCATGAGTCAGTTGATCAAGCACGCCCGCACCCAGGCGAAGACGATCGATCGCCTGATCACCGATACACTGCACGCTGCCAACAGCACAGGCGGCAAGCTCAACGTGCAGCCTCGCAAGTTTGACCTGGGCAAGCTGTGTCTTGGCTTAGTAGATGACTTTAAGGCTAAGCTGCAAATCAAGGCACAAACGATTACCACCGACATTCCAAGCGATTTGCCGCCTGTATATGCCGATCCGGATCGGGTGCGGCAGGTTTTGGTTAACTTGCTAGACAACGCGGTGAAATACACGCCTAATGGCAGTCATATTGAGGTTTCGGCGCTGCATCGCACGACGCAAAAGGTGCAGGTGAGCATCTGCGACGATGGGCCGGGTATCCCGGCTGAAAATCGCGATCGCATTTTTGAAGACAGCTATCGGCTGGAGCGAGATGCCACGCAAGACGGCTATGGGATTGGGCTTGCGGTTTGTCAGCGCATCGTGCGGGCGCACTACGGTCAAATCTGGGTCGATTCAGAACTGGGAGCCGGAAGCTGCTTCCACTTTACGCTCCCAGTCTATCGACCGTAG
- the psaM gene encoding photosystem I reaction center subunit XII: MALSDTQVLTALVIALLPAVLAFRLSTELYK; this comes from the coding sequence ATGGCTTTGTCAGATACTCAAGTTCTTACAGCGCTGGTGATTGCTCTACTGCCTGCGGTGCTGGCATTTCGGCTTTCGACCGAGCTGTATAAGTAA
- a CDS encoding peroxiredoxin family protein yields the protein MLTSTDFRGLLGDRFYKNFFPIPATNQFVTGSLAPPFELLDVKGDRKVRLSDYVGNRKLNEQAWNRPVLLYFTRIFTEKQYCPLCYPHILEMNEKYEAFTQRGAEVLMITSTDERQSKIVLQDLGLKMPLLSDPECRVFRRYQTGQALGAPLPAQFWVDPAGKIRFRHLFSFLEPNASVERLLVALERLKEPESL from the coding sequence ATGCTAACTTCCACCGACTTTCGCGGACTGCTAGGCGATCGCTTTTACAAAAACTTCTTCCCGATTCCCGCTACGAACCAGTTTGTCACAGGCAGCCTTGCGCCGCCGTTTGAGCTGCTGGATGTGAAGGGCGATCGCAAGGTGCGCCTGTCGGATTATGTCGGCAATCGCAAGCTCAATGAGCAGGCGTGGAACCGCCCCGTGCTGCTCTATTTCACGCGAATTTTTACGGAAAAGCAGTATTGCCCGCTCTGCTATCCGCACATTTTGGAGATGAACGAAAAATACGAAGCGTTTACCCAGCGCGGCGCAGAGGTGCTGATGATCACCAGCACGGACGAGCGCCAGAGCAAAATCGTGCTGCAAGATTTGGGGCTAAAGATGCCGCTGCTGAGCGATCCCGAATGTCGCGTGTTTCGCCGCTATCAGACAGGTCAGGCGCTGGGCGCACCGCTGCCCGCCCAGTTTTGGGTCGATCCGGCAGGAAAAATCCGCTTTCGTCATCTATTCTCGTTTTTGGAGCCAAATGCCAGCGTCGAGCGGCTGCTGGTGGCGCTGGAGCGGCTGAAGGAGCCAGAATCTCTCTGA
- a CDS encoding type III secretion system chaperone yields MTPGDITTLLMTLFGPAVQAAEPESWQVEIGNLRLLVLLSEDQSWLRSLVSIDSAQAAAPYLAQLLEANFDETQEVRYALHQGVLWGVYQHALASLTVEDFRAAIARLVSLQERGLNPSFDRLAEAQIRQIIRAAKQQGQSMEATLQTLERFYAEGIMGSLEAGSAERDQTLGAWRYQLERLWDEE; encoded by the coding sequence ATGACTCCTGGCGACATTACGACGCTTTTGATGACCCTGTTTGGCCCTGCGGTGCAGGCTGCCGAGCCAGAATCCTGGCAAGTCGAGATCGGTAACTTGCGCCTGCTGGTGCTGCTTTCGGAAGACCAGAGTTGGCTGCGATCGCTCGTCTCGATCGACTCGGCCCAGGCGGCTGCCCCCTATCTTGCCCAACTTCTGGAGGCAAATTTCGATGAAACCCAGGAAGTTCGCTATGCCCTCCATCAGGGCGTGCTGTGGGGCGTATATCAGCACGCCCTGGCTAGCCTCACGGTAGAGGACTTTCGAGCGGCGATCGCCCGTCTGGTGTCTCTGCAAGAGCGCGGGCTAAACCCCAGCTTCGACCGTCTGGCGGAAGCGCAAATTCGCCAGATCATTCGCGCTGCCAAGCAGCAAGGGCAGTCGATGGAAGCCACGCTGCAAACCCTGGAGCGCTTCTATGCCGAAGGTATAATGGGCAGCCTGGAGGCGGGGTCTGCCGAACGCGACCAAACGCTGGGGGCCTGGCGCTATCAGCTAGAGCGGCTATGGGATGAGGAATAG
- a CDS encoding dienelactone hydrolase family protein — protein MGTDIANRGYLALPPGGSGPGVIVLQEWWGLVPHIKTVTDRFAEAGFVAIAPDLYDGETTTSPDEAGRLFMALNIEQTARKLEETLQYLQSHPAVMGDRLGVVGFCMGGQLALLAATLSQRVGAVVDFYGIHPNVQPDFSKLSAPVLGIFGENDGFVTPEAVRSLEAAIQQAGGSIETHTYSGADHAFFNDTRPEVYQPDAAADAWDKTLSFLRRELATT, from the coding sequence ATGGGAACAGACATTGCGAATCGAGGATATCTGGCACTGCCGCCGGGTGGATCGGGCCCGGGGGTGATTGTGCTGCAAGAGTGGTGGGGGCTGGTTCCCCATATCAAAACAGTGACGGATCGCTTTGCCGAAGCGGGGTTTGTGGCGATCGCCCCCGATCTGTACGACGGCGAAACGACCACCTCACCCGACGAGGCAGGGCGGCTATTTATGGCGCTAAACATTGAGCAAACGGCTCGTAAGCTCGAAGAGACCCTCCAATATTTGCAGAGTCACCCGGCAGTAATGGGCGATCGCCTCGGCGTGGTGGGCTTTTGCATGGGCGGCCAGCTAGCGCTGCTGGCGGCGACTCTGAGCCAGCGCGTGGGCGCAGTGGTGGATTTCTATGGCATTCATCCCAATGTGCAGCCCGATTTCTCGAAGCTGAGTGCGCCCGTGCTGGGCATTTTTGGGGAAAACGACGGGTTTGTGACTCCAGAGGCCGTGCGATCGCTGGAGGCAGCCATTCAACAGGCGGGTGGCTCCATCGAAACCCACACCTACTCCGGAGCCGATCACGCCTTTTTCAACGACACCCGCCCGGAGGTCTATCAACCCGATGCTGCTGCCGATGCCTGGGACAAGACGCTGAGCTTCTTGCGCCGAGAACTGGCGACAACATAG
- a CDS encoding SIMPL domain-containing protein has protein sequence MQTPSMERYPQVFAGMVALSLALVGSTFIGATALRDVKSSNDVMVVTGSAKRPIRSDYVIWRLSVSSQQPTAQAAYQDLKRQTERVQAYLKENQVPAEAITLSAIESYSIPEVAPNGRETGQTLAYRLTQRFEVRSTEVDRYTTLSQQSTDLINDGINLISESPQYLYTELSKLRIEMVAEATKDAKARAEAIAQSAGNQVGAVRSAETGVFQITSRNSTEVSDYGMYDTSSIEKDITAVVSVTFGIE, from the coding sequence ATGCAAACGCCCTCTATGGAGCGCTATCCCCAGGTTTTTGCGGGGATGGTGGCGCTTTCTCTTGCCCTCGTAGGTAGCACGTTTATCGGCGCAACGGCCCTGCGCGATGTGAAATCTAGCAACGACGTAATGGTGGTCACTGGCTCCGCAAAGCGACCGATCCGATCGGACTACGTTATCTGGCGACTGTCGGTGTCGAGCCAGCAGCCGACGGCCCAGGCCGCTTATCAAGATTTGAAGCGGCAGACGGAGCGAGTGCAGGCTTATCTGAAAGAAAATCAGGTGCCCGCCGAAGCCATTACCCTCAGCGCGATCGAATCTTACTCGATTCCGGAGGTTGCACCTAACGGACGGGAGACTGGGCAAACCCTCGCCTATCGCCTGACGCAGCGGTTTGAGGTACGCTCAACGGAGGTCGATCGCTACACCACGCTGTCCCAGCAATCGACCGATTTGATTAATGACGGAATCAACCTGATCTCTGAGTCGCCGCAGTATCTCTACACCGAGCTGAGCAAGCTGCGGATCGAGATGGTGGCGGAAGCAACGAAGGATGCCAAGGCACGGGCCGAGGCGATCGCCCAGAGCGCAGGCAACCAGGTCGGCGCGGTTCGCAGTGCCGAAACGGGCGTGTTTCAAATCACCTCGCGCAACTCGACGGAGGTCAGCGACTACGGCATGTATGACACCTCTTCGATCGAGAAGGACATTACAGCCGTGGTTTCGGTGACCTTTGGGATTGAGTAG
- the secA gene encoding preprotein translocase subunit SecA, with amino-acid sequence MLKALLGDPNARKLKKYQPDLAEINLLEPDMEALSDEELRGKTAEFKQRIEKGESLDDLLPEAFAVVREAAKRVLGMRHFDVQLLGGMVLHDGQIAEMKTGEGKTLVATSPAYLNALSGKGVHVITVNDYLARRDAEWMGQVHRFLGLSVGLIQSGMNPIERKRSYDCDITYGTNSELGFDYLRDNMATSMQEVVQRPFNFCIIDEVDSVLIDEARTPLIISGQVDRPNEKYTRASEVARELWQIRQGVKRQIEKVEEAIAAAIQNGNKSEANQLNRELDRLKEELDRYYEVDEKQRNVLLSDEGFEVVEQRLGVNDLFDPKDPWAHFIFGALKSYELFIRDVNYIVRNGEIVIVDEFTGRVMPGRRWSDGLHQAIEAKEGVEIQPETQTLATITYQNFFLLYPKLAGMTGTAKTEEAEFEKIYKLEVTVVPTNRPTGRIDLSDVVYKNENAKWRAVAQECAEMHQIGRPVLVGTTSVEKSELLSSYLSQLSVPHNLLNAKPENVERESEIIAQAGRKGTVTIATNMAGRGTDIILGGNADYMARLKVREYLMPRIVQPEDEAAFAISGAGAGGGRSGGQGFAPGKKQKTWKVSADLFPVPISKEAERLLKEAVDFAVQQYGERSLPELEAEDKLATASEKAPSSDPVILKLREAYNLVKHEYERHTSAEHDEVVKLGGLHVIGTERHESRRIDNQLRGRAGRQGDPGSTKFFLSLEDNLLRIFGGERVAGLMNMFRVEEDMPIESGMLTRSLEGAQKKVETYYYDIRKQVFEYDEVMNNQRRAIYAERRRVLEGQDLKEQVIKYAELTMDDIVDAYINPELPPEEWELDKVVAKVKEFVYLLADLEPSQLEDLSAGEIKTFLHEQARIAYDIKEGQVDAASPGLMRQAERFFILQQIDTLWREHLQQMEALREAIGLRGYGQKDPLIEYKSEGYELFLNMMTDIRRNVVYSLFQFQPQPQPVA; translated from the coding sequence ATGCTGAAAGCCCTGCTGGGAGACCCCAACGCCCGTAAGCTCAAGAAATATCAGCCTGATCTAGCAGAAATTAATCTGCTAGAGCCAGACATGGAAGCGCTGTCAGATGAGGAACTGCGGGGCAAAACGGCAGAGTTTAAGCAGCGAATTGAAAAAGGAGAAAGCCTGGACGACCTGCTGCCAGAGGCTTTTGCAGTGGTGCGCGAGGCAGCCAAGCGGGTACTAGGAATGCGCCATTTTGACGTGCAACTCCTCGGGGGTATGGTGCTGCACGACGGACAGATTGCCGAGATGAAGACGGGTGAAGGAAAGACTCTGGTGGCTACGTCGCCTGCCTATCTCAACGCGCTGTCGGGAAAGGGCGTGCATGTGATTACGGTGAACGACTACCTGGCCCGCCGGGACGCAGAGTGGATGGGGCAGGTGCATCGCTTCTTGGGTTTGTCAGTTGGGCTGATCCAGTCGGGGATGAACCCGATCGAGCGCAAGCGCAGCTACGACTGCGACATTACCTACGGCACTAACAGCGAACTGGGGTTTGACTATCTGCGCGACAACATGGCCACGTCGATGCAAGAAGTAGTGCAGCGCCCGTTTAACTTCTGCATTATCGACGAAGTAGACTCGGTGCTGATTGACGAAGCGCGGACCCCGCTGATTATTTCTGGGCAGGTCGATCGCCCCAATGAGAAATATACCCGTGCATCGGAGGTGGCGCGGGAACTGTGGCAGATTCGTCAGGGCGTGAAGCGGCAGATCGAGAAGGTGGAGGAGGCGATCGCCGCTGCCATCCAAAACGGCAACAAGTCCGAAGCCAACCAGCTCAACCGCGAACTCGATCGCCTCAAAGAAGAACTCGATCGCTACTACGAAGTAGACGAAAAGCAGCGCAACGTGCTGCTCAGCGACGAAGGCTTTGAGGTAGTCGAGCAGCGCCTTGGCGTGAATGATTTATTTGACCCGAAAGATCCCTGGGCGCACTTTATCTTTGGGGCGCTCAAGTCTTATGAACTATTTATCCGCGATGTGAACTACATCGTTCGCAATGGCGAGATTGTGATTGTGGACGAGTTTACCGGGCGGGTGATGCCGGGTCGCCGCTGGAGCGATGGGCTGCACCAGGCGATCGAGGCCAAAGAGGGCGTGGAAATTCAGCCAGAAACCCAGACCCTGGCGACAATTACCTATCAGAACTTCTTCTTGCTCTATCCCAAACTGGCTGGCATGACGGGCACCGCCAAAACCGAAGAAGCCGAGTTTGAGAAAATCTACAAGCTAGAGGTGACGGTGGTTCCGACGAACCGCCCTACCGGACGGATTGACCTGTCGGATGTGGTGTATAAGAACGAAAACGCTAAATGGCGAGCGGTCGCACAGGAGTGCGCCGAGATGCACCAGATTGGCCGCCCGGTGCTAGTGGGCACGACCAGCGTAGAAAAGTCGGAGCTATTGTCGAGCTATCTGTCGCAACTGAGCGTGCCCCACAACCTGCTGAATGCGAAGCCCGAAAACGTGGAGCGCGAGTCAGAAATCATCGCCCAGGCGGGTCGCAAGGGCACGGTAACGATCGCCACAAACATGGCAGGACGCGGTACGGACATCATTCTGGGGGGCAATGCCGACTATATGGCCCGTCTGAAAGTGCGCGAATATCTGATGCCGCGCATTGTGCAGCCAGAAGACGAAGCCGCCTTTGCGATCAGCGGGGCTGGGGCAGGCGGTGGTCGGTCGGGTGGGCAGGGCTTTGCACCGGGCAAAAAGCAGAAAACCTGGAAAGTATCTGCTGATTTGTTCCCGGTGCCGATTTCTAAAGAAGCCGAGCGATTGCTGAAAGAAGCAGTGGACTTTGCAGTGCAGCAGTATGGAGAGCGATCGCTCCCTGAGCTAGAGGCCGAAGACAAGCTGGCCACTGCCTCAGAAAAAGCGCCCAGCAGCGATCCGGTGATCCTCAAGCTGCGCGAAGCCTACAACCTGGTGAAGCATGAATATGAACGCCACACCTCTGCCGAGCATGACGAAGTGGTGAAGCTGGGCGGGCTGCACGTCATTGGCACAGAGCGCCACGAGTCGCGCCGGATCGACAACCAGCTCCGCGGCCGCGCCGGGCGGCAGGGCGACCCTGGTTCCACCAAGTTTTTCCTCAGCCTGGAGGACAACCTGCTGCGGATCTTTGGCGGAGAGCGCGTTGCAGGGCTGATGAATATGTTCCGCGTGGAAGAAGATATGCCGATCGAGTCGGGTATGTTGACGCGATCGCTCGAAGGCGCACAGAAGAAAGTCGAAACCTACTACTACGACATCCGCAAGCAGGTCTTTGAATATGACGAGGTGATGAACAATCAGCGCCGCGCCATTTACGCCGAGCGTCGCCGTGTCTTGGAAGGGCAAGACCTGAAAGAACAGGTGATCAAATACGCCGAACTCACGATGGACGACATTGTGGATGCCTACATCAACCCCGAACTGCCGCCGGAAGAATGGGAGCTAGATAAGGTTGTGGCCAAAGTCAAAGAGTTCGTCTACCTATTGGCGGACTTGGAGCCGAGCCAGCTTGAAGACCTGTCTGCGGGGGAAATCAAGACCTTCCTGCACGAACAGGCGCGAATCGCCTACGACATCAAGGAAGGGCAGGTCGATGCGGCATCACCTGGCCTGATGCGCCAGGCCGAGCGTTTCTTCATCCTGCAACAGATCGACACGCTCTGGCGCGAACACCTGCAACAAATGGAAGCCCTGCGCGAAGCCATCGGTCTGCGCGGCTACGGGCAAAAAGACCCGCTGATCGAATACAAGAGCGAAGGTTACGAACTCTTTCTCAACATGATGACCGACATCCGCCGGAACGTCGTCTACTCGCTGTTCCAGTTCCAGCCGCAGCCGCAGCCCGTGGCTTAA
- a CDS encoding DUF4346 domain-containing protein, translating to MNQAAEQELRPEAIALRNEYAALDDKLSNRYIELDPQGYFIIYVDRDAKLICADHFSNVINDKGLACDPETGEPLPCNGSLKRSPTATFRGRTAKELCVEIFEKAQPCPISYLDHAAYLGREFVRAEMALLSGQDYVQD from the coding sequence ATGAACCAAGCTGCTGAACAAGAGCTGCGTCCTGAGGCGATCGCGCTCCGCAATGAATACGCCGCTCTAGATGACAAGCTATCCAATCGCTACATTGAGCTAGATCCCCAGGGCTACTTCATTATTTATGTAGATCGGGATGCCAAGCTGATTTGTGCAGACCATTTTTCTAACGTCATCAACGACAAGGGGCTAGCCTGCGATCCGGAGACAGGTGAGCCATTGCCTTGTAACGGTTCCCTGAAGCGATCGCCCACCGCAACCTTTCGCGGACGCACCGCCAAGGAACTCTGCGTCGAAATTTTTGAAAAAGCGCAGCCCTGCCCCATCAGCTATCTTGACCATGCTGCTTATTTGGGGCGCGAATTTGTGCGGGCGGAGATGGCGCTGCTATCTGGGCAGGACTATGTGCAAGATTAG
- the codB gene encoding cytosine permease translates to MSISSDSQYVDRSQAGEDYPLSAVPFESRKPIWSLAPLLMGFALTSTTLFAGGLVGSAFPFSTMLAIVLVGNLLLGTYCAAMGYIAQRSGLTTVLMSRFSFGNVGSRWVDFVLGFTQIGWYAVTNAFIADALTKQFGLSDGMKVFLTVFFTFAFCVTAYIGYTAMDWLSRLAVPAMLVLMAISLIRGFGDAGDLASLQPSQQMGLGAAIATVMSTFISGGTQSTNWSRFADTPKNAIWSTFLAFFFINGLLVFTGAFTTLVYGSEDLIAAMAKQGLLLGSLVLLILNVWTTQDNTIYAFSVAGTNFFRTTKRHAFVIGGALFALLLALTGIYENLITYLLLLGTLIPPIGGIIMTDFWLRHRGQFPSLDTPLPAFNWAGVISYVAAALIAYFTGTAGIGIGPLNGIISAAVLYAVLTKVIPQPIRVTEM, encoded by the coding sequence ATGAGTATTTCGTCAGATTCACAATACGTGGATCGCAGTCAGGCGGGGGAAGACTACCCGCTTTCGGCGGTGCCGTTTGAGTCCCGCAAGCCTATCTGGTCGCTGGCACCGCTGCTAATGGGATTTGCGCTTACCTCAACGACGTTGTTTGCAGGGGGGCTAGTTGGCTCAGCATTTCCCTTTTCCACCATGCTGGCGATTGTGCTAGTTGGCAACCTGCTCTTGGGAACCTACTGCGCCGCAATGGGCTACATTGCTCAGCGGAGTGGGCTGACGACTGTTCTTATGTCGCGCTTCAGCTTTGGCAATGTCGGCTCTCGCTGGGTCGATTTTGTGCTGGGCTTTACACAAATCGGCTGGTACGCCGTGACCAATGCGTTCATTGCCGACGCACTTACCAAACAGTTTGGCCTGTCGGACGGGATGAAAGTCTTTCTGACGGTGTTCTTTACCTTCGCCTTTTGCGTTACTGCCTACATCGGCTACACGGCGATGGACTGGCTCAGCCGCCTCGCTGTGCCCGCTATGCTCGTCTTGATGGCGATTAGCCTGATTCGAGGATTTGGCGATGCGGGCGACCTAGCTAGCTTGCAGCCCTCTCAGCAGATGGGTCTTGGCGCGGCGATCGCCACGGTGATGTCTACCTTTATCTCCGGCGGCACCCAATCTACCAACTGGAGCCGCTTTGCGGATACGCCCAAAAACGCCATCTGGAGTACGTTTCTGGCGTTTTTCTTTATCAACGGGCTGCTGGTGTTTACGGGAGCCTTTACTACGCTAGTCTACGGCAGCGAAGACCTGATCGCGGCGATGGCCAAGCAAGGCCTGCTGCTGGGTAGCCTGGTTCTGCTGATCCTCAATGTGTGGACGACACAGGACAACACGATCTACGCCTTCTCTGTTGCGGGAACCAACTTTTTCCGTACCACCAAGCGACATGCCTTTGTGATTGGTGGGGCACTGTTTGCGCTGCTGCTAGCGCTGACGGGCATCTATGAAAACCTGATCACTTACTTGCTGCTGCTGGGCACGCTGATCCCGCCAATTGGGGGCATCATCATGACCGACTTTTGGCTGCGCCACCGGGGTCAGTTTCCTTCGCTGGATACTCCCCTGCCTGCGTTCAACTGGGCTGGCGTGATTTCCTATGTCGCCGCAGCGCTGATCGCCTATTTCACAGGCACGGCGGGCATCGGCATCGGCCCGCTAAATGGCATCATTTCGGCGGCGGTGCTATATGCCGTGCTGACCAAGGTGATTCCTCAGCCCATCCGGGTGACGGAAATGTAG